ACACTTTCATGCCGTTCTTTTCAGAGTGGAAAAAAAGTGCACTAAGGACatgctttgtatttctttgaTTTCACTCTGACCTTCTGATTATTTATTTGTCATCAGACACAAAAGCCTATCAGTTGTCTATTGAGATCCAGTTCAAACTATCTATACTTTCTACTGTACTGGCTTAATAGAGCATGGAATAATACTGGCTGACAgtagtttggaaaaaaaaataacattcaaaAGTAAGGGTCATGTCTCTGTGTAGgcataaaaaaaagataaatgcaGAAACAGGCTTGGGAATGAGGCCCCAATACCTAAATGCCACCAAGTACTAAGGAACCAGAATGCTTCAGACAGTGGGTAACTTACTGATTCTGGTCATAAATCTGCAGTGAGCTTTATGTGGTTTGAGCCCTGCCACTGTGTGGAGTAGAGATACAACTTGGGGAGCCTTGCTGACCTGTACAGTGGTTTGTTTGGAAGTGAAGATGCCATTTGCCTCAAGACTTACTGATACAGAAAGTGTGTTTGAACACCCTGGACCTACAGTCACTGATACAGTTGTGAAGAAATCAGCATTTCCAGTCTCAGTGTAAAGCATTGGTACGCTGCAGTCATCTCATCCATTTCTTATCGCTTCTTTTCAGCACAGTGCAGAATGCCAAAgcaaacctgattttttttttgttttttgtttttgttttttgtttttttcttttttttgctagGAAACTAAAGTCCAGATTTTCAGTTTAGAGTTCTTCCTGCATCTTATTTGCAAGGCTGAGTTATAGCCCTCTAAATTACAAACAAAAGCACTGGCCAGCTCTAGCTAACAGCTCTGATGGATGCTATTATATTTCTTCTGCTAGTTGGCACTCAACCCTCACTATCTCATCAGCATAAAGGGATGCTGTCAACTTGACAAATTGTGTCTTCCTTAAAGGGGGGGAGAAAACGCCGTACCTACTATTGTTCCAAAGCTGCCTGTACAAGAACGGTGACTAGGAGAGAGTAAGGATGAAAGCAGGGTGCTATTTCACTGCCTCTGTTCTGTGTGTTTACTTTGCATATTTGACAGCACTGTGTGGTGTGTCAGTGTTGCTAGTGTGCATTAGCACTTCCCCTCCCAGACTGGCAAGAGGATGtctcctgggagcagggggtgcAGGAAGGTCAGCGAGGGGAGGGAATGCTTTCATCCCAGGCCTTGtattaacagcagcagcaaaagtgagtggaaaagcAACAAGAGAATTTGTATATACATTGCTCGGGATGCCATTGTGCTTCGTGCACTggtttaaattgttttctgacATGCTTGGGAAAGAAGGAACTCTCCCTCCACCCATCTTCCTTCTCCAGATGTGATTTTTACAGTGCTCACAACTATTTAAAGACAAATCTATGCAAGACTCACACTGTCTGAGAGAGGCCAGTTTGGAAACATTCAAAGTTGTCTGCATCCCTTTAAATGCAACACTGTTCATACCCTTTTAAGTGCCTAAGCTCTCCCTGGAGGATTATGCATCCAACCTGGCAAAAAGGAGAGTTCCTCCTTGGTGTTTAAAATGACTGGCACAGTCCAGAGAACCATCTGGTACTTCCATCCCTGCCAGCTTCCCCTAAAATGTGCTCAGCTGCCTCAACCCGCaactctgggagcagctgggagacCTTTTGCTGAGCAGTGAATAATATCCCCGTTCTGGTTTGGAGTCTGGCAGTCATTGATTCGCTCCCAGATTCGGAGGAGGACAGCCCGGACTGCTGTGTCCTGCCGAGAAACTCAGGAGGGAAGAGAAACGGGAGACCGAGCTCGCCAtctcctggggaaaaagaagtcGCGTTTTCAGgaatgtttcttttgttgtgGCATCCTTTGATTCTCTCTCCTTTCATTCACGCGTGCCCAGCCTGTGGACGGGAGATGGTCACAGGTGCTGTTCCGAGCCGAGcccagccaggccaggcagTACCAGTTTAGAAGGCTGGAAATACTCAGCGAAGTGGTTATGTTAAATTCTCTCAGTGACATTTAGGCTTGAGTGTTTTAGTAAACTAGGAGGACTGTAAATATAGGCTcattttcttgttctctgtTTTAGCCTGGTTATTTGGAAAAGTTTATTTcccagagggtggctgagcactggaacagactccccagggaagtggccacagcaccagcctgacagagttgaaggaatgtttggacaatgctgtcaAGCACATAGTGGGATTGTTggagctgtcctgtgcagggtcagaAGTTGGACTCCATGACCCATATGGGTCACTTCCAACTTAGGATACTCTGTGATTCATCCTTTCCTAAAGGCCAATGATGCAGAAAGCTTAGGAAGCTTGTGAGCTTGCAGTGACCCTGCTGTGGTCCCTCTTCTTCCTGTGCTAGTCAGTAACATACACCAGGGAATTGTCACAGCTGGGTGTACTGTGTCAGTAATTCACGTATTTCATAggtacagcagcagcagcattgtcAGTGCCAAGACCCATAGGCACTAAGAAGTCCAGAAAAGAGGTTTATAAAGCATCAAGCAACACATACAAGGGCTGTTTGGCCACTGATTCTTACACTGAGGCTTCTATTGGACACCTTTGATTTTTTGAGTGTAACTGGAAAATTTAAGACCTTTAGCACATTGTCATCAGCCTTGCTATAAGCGTGTCCCTGCTGTAGTTTGTGAGGTTTAATTCACTGGTGATGGTAGTGCAGCTGCCTTCAAACAGGGGCCAGATGAATGTGAATCGTGAGAGCAGATGGAAACACTGGGCAGGACGAGCATGTATCGATGGTGGGTAAGGCAAGGTCCTGCATTGTAATGACACAGGGCTGTGTTGGTGCAGTGAAACTGGAGACTAAATCACATAATGTTAACCAAGTTATACCTTGGAGAAGTCAGTTAATAAGGCAGGCCCAAGTGTCACAAGCATTATTAATCTCTGATATTAATGAAGAGCAAAAAATCAGCAACTACCTGCACAACATTTGTGCAGACAGGGGGAAAAATACATAACAGTTTGTGTAATTACTGTGTCATGCACTGAAATTTCTGACTAAGGGGTCAAAATGTTATAAAAAGAGTCTGGGGAGGTGGGATTCCTCAACTTCAAGTGCTGCTGTGACTCTACATCCTAATGAGATGACTCTTTTAAGGGTATATAAAAAAGAGTGGTAAATGTATTAAACTGCTACTTCTGTAGGGGTTATAATGACTCAGAATAACCATAGTTAtaaagcagctgaggaaattACACCACTAGGTATGTTGCTCCTAGTGCCAAAAACTGAGATTAAGGTGGACTATTTTGGTTTTTGAGAGATGTTCATTTAACAAGAGACCTATCCCAGATTGGTCTCTTGATcccaaaatgcctttttcagTCCTGATCTGGGCAGGCGGTCCCATCTATATTGTTAAAGAAACTTCATTATATCCAGTGAAAATTAGAGagcaaaaaacccagaaactaACATTTTTAACTTGGGTCAAAACAATTCCACAGATTACTAGTAACAAAATAACTTGTTTGAAGTGAAACAGTAAGACCTCAGttataaacaaagcaaaaacttcGTATACATGGTAGTTTTGGAAGAGCTTGAGTATATAAATTTCATATATTAAGCTCAAAACTTAAATACAGAGTAATTATTATACCTTACCAAGCCATCATGAGTCTTAGGAAGTATTCTACTGTTTTAAACTACTGTTTAATGATCAGTAATTGAAGTAGAAGCTAGGAATcttaaagacattttcttgCTAAGCTTTTCTTACTCTCAATCACATCTTCACAATTTTTAGTCTGAACAACCTAAAGTGCACATTTTCTTGCAATACAAGAAAGCATTGTTTGTATTGTTTTGAATAATACAAAAGTAGgctttaatgtttttaatgcttttcaacACTCTGACACGGTCAGATTCAACAGTGTCCGATTGTGAAATTACAATTTGAATTTAACTTGCACATTGtattttacaaatacatttatcACTGTTTTGTTTACTGTAACTGAATTAGCACCATTACCAAGTGCACATGTAGAAaatgaattttgtatttctcaaaTAGTGGAATGAGGATGGAACTTTTAAGCTCCACTTCACAATGAAGGCTTGTGGTTTCCTGGCAGGAGTTCATTCAGGTGATTCACATACTATGACAGTTCATTCTTCAGTAATGTCCTTGGACAATCCTCCAGAAACACTTGTGGTGATGACCCCATTCAAGGGAGATGCAAACTGTTAAGTGAAGAATGGCCACTGCAATTAGGAAAGGCACAGAATATAGAGCTTACAAGGCTTAGTCATCAAAAGTGGAAAGAGATTTTACTGCTAGTTTAataggaggggaaaaatggaaaggcaAGAAAGAAGTAAGCAAAAGAGGACAGTGTTGGCACAGTAACAAACTGGTAACAGAGAATGAATACATCATCTCTTAGGCTAGCCCTACCAAATAGCAGCAGTAGGTGGAGGGAGGATGAAAATCTAACTCATTTTAAGAGAGCaataattttgtgaaaaagATCACATATGACTGCCTGCAGTAGAAGGcaatttattctctttcttcatAAAAAGGACTTTAATGTGAAGTTCTCCTGCTGTCTGGGTAATGACAGTCCTAGTCAGCTTCCCTTGTTTTATGTACCTTTTTCTGAGCAGTCTCAGCTCTTCTGGCTAAGGAGATAAGAGTCCACAATACATTACCCAATAATTTAGGCAAAGATTTGAAGGCAAGCTCTCACAGCAACCTAAATATTGGGCTAAAAAATACCAGTGTCTTCTTGCAGAATGACTTGAGATCTACCCCTGAAAAGTCACCATTTGTTTGGCATGTCTCTGGTCCAGTGGGCACACTCCTTTTTATTAAGGCTCCACAAGCAACTTTTAGCTACCTGCAGAAAGCTCCACTCTGCCACCGGAAAAGCCCTTTCAGTTTtaagtctttcttttctttacaacTATTCTATAATTGTGTAATTGTTTTACATGAGAACAACTATCAGTTCTTCATTGTATTGGACCCTACATTTTGACTATAACTTCAGTATTTACCTCAAGgatttcctctgtgttttgACTTCCTCAGCTCTTTTACAGTACCTCATCCTGCATTATTCACCTCCTCAGTGATTCTCACCTTCTAAAACACCACTATATCAactatttgttatttttccttaaggCTAGGCTGCAAAGGCAATGAAACTTCCTCATGCTGAAGTACTCTGAGAGATGTTTTTCACAGCTTGAATCTTACAGAACATACTCTTAAATATCCATCTCCTCCATTTGAGATGTCCCTATTAAACATGAAATGTACTAAGCATTACACTCTTTGCTCAAGACATTAACAAGAGCCTTGCCACACAGTTGGTCTTGGTGCATGAGCTGCATTTCATCATTACCTTCTAAAGGCACAGCCTTCACTTGCACTTATACTCTGGCCTGCACTTTGGGGGGTGCACATAAAATTAACAAAGTTCTTGTAGTTTATGCACACCTCTTGAATGACTTCATGTTTCCAAACACAACAAACAATGTTTTGTGTCCTGAAGGAGAGCCCAGTGCTGTAGGAAAGACTGGATTTTGCCATAAACACATTTGGATACAGACTTCTATAGAAGCTCATCAGAAAGAAGAATCTGaattttgttgattttctgcatttaaCTCCTCCAAACTCTCAAtgcacatatatttataaacttCTAGGTCAGGGTCATCACCTCTAATATTGAACAGAGGTGGTGCCCATGGAAAAAGGTGTCCTGAAACTGTATTACAATGAAGAGAAGGAAGTTTAAAACATGAATCAATTTGAATAGGAAACAAAAGATCCTTCTTCAGCAACAAACATGAACATCCATTAAACCAGCCTAGAAACTTGGCACCATCACAAAGAGGCTGGTAACCCAGGACAACATCTCTTCTAGACTGAAAAGGATTCACAAAATCAATTAGCAGTTCattctttaattaaatgaagATTTACAGAAACACTTTGGAAAAGCATAGGCACGTATTGCCACAGAGGGGTTTcatacagcacagaaaataaccTTTAGTTCTTTATTCTCCCAGTCTGGCTTTTGTGCAGCAAAGGCAAAGCTAGAGTCCAATAAGCCCCAAACATGAATTACCTGAACCCCTTCTCTTCTTTTCAAACAGAATGAGGAAATTAGTTCCTGCTAAAGATGTTCAGAAGAGTCATTTTGCAAATGGTGCTGTGAAGCTGATCAGAAGGGAATGTGTTGTGGCATAATTGCCCTATTTCAACGCATTATCCTGTAATAACAATCTGCAGCATGGCTGTGCTTCATTGAGAGGGGGAGAGTGCTACATCCAGCAGGCACCTCAGTACATGCACATTCCAGAGAGAAGCACCATCCTTTTCTAATTCTGGAAGGCACCCCATTACCCAGCTTGTACCTTTCAGATTCTCATTTCAGGAGAGACAGAACTTGCTTCATTGGCTGCAGCTATTTGCTGTTTCCAGTTATGACCCTTGTGATTAAGCCAGGCTCTGAGCTCTCAAATCCTCTTCTGTAACGGTGAACAGCTTTTGTTCAACAGCATAATAGGAAACCACTTTTTGGCATCCAACCAAATGAATATCTGAGTGTTAGCTTTTCAAAAGCTATCTCACTAATTCGAGAAAGAAACctctttagttttgttttgctgaaataGGCAATATGTTACTCTAGGCTGCAACTTCTGACAGCTGTAGGTAGAGAAtacttcccttccctgctgctggaatccATGCCCTTGAGCATTCATTTGTTTGCAACGGCAGAAAGCTGGTCCCGAATCCTTCCCAGACCTTCCAACATGGTGTCCAGCGTTTCTTTGCTCAGTTCCATGGTCAGTGCAGAAACAACAGGATTATTTCCACATAAGGCAGCATCTTCCTGAATCTTAAAACAGGAATGAAGATGTTAGtcatatgaaaaattatatgTTTTTCCAGAGCCACTACAAATGTCATCATTTAAGACACAGATTAAACAAAATGGTTTGAATTTGGAATCCAGCTCCATCCTGAAGAACCATGGCATATTTTCTAAGCTGTCTGCCTCACTAGTGAAGTACATTCACATTGACAGAGTGCAAGTGAGCATCTACTGCCATGAGTATTGGTATATTTTGAAGATTTATGTGGCTGGAAGCCACTTCTGTATCAAAAGCATCTCAGCAGATACCACAAAGGATACTTAACCCCATCTCACACaaagaaattagattttaattCCTCCTCTGAATCCCACTCATCTGATTTTTAttggctgggggtggggggggggaaGAATCCAAAACTCTGCAGAACATAAGCAGTAAGTTAGGTGTACTCCCCAAATAACAGATGTGGCCAGTGAAGGAAGTTATTAGTAATCTCAAGTAATTTCCCAACTAATGAAGTCAGCTAAACATGCTGGCAGAGTGCTTAGAATTAAAGAATGATggctttatcttctttttttctgtagaaaacaaTGGTGACTAAGAACAAACATGGTGACTTCTCACATCCTCATGCACACAAGACTTCATGCAAGAGAGCTTTATCAGAGACATCATTCCCATGCTCTGTGGCATTCCAGGTATCATCTCTGAGAAAGTCAAAAGGCCCACCAGGCACGAGGCAAGCACCAGAACCGGTTTGCCCGGCAAGTCAGGTGTTGGACTTCATTATTTCTGTCCTTCACAGCCACTGCCATTACCTTTagctgcagcaggcaggtaGGGACTGCCATTCTTACGATGCTGTCTGATGATGTCTTGATGTCCACCCTCCAGTCCATGTCCACCAGCCGGGGCAGGGAGACTGGGGGGGTTAAGAAATAGCTCTGTTAGGCTCAGCAGCACACGATGATACCAGACCCTGGAACCTGTGACTACCACCATGCACAGGCCTCTCCTGCATGAGTGTACAAGTTTAGTTGCAGAGTGTACAAGTTTAGTTGCCACTACGTGGTTTCCCAACATTTTACTCTGAAATAAGCCAGTCTCTGAAGGCCTCCTCATAACACTGGAAGG
This sequence is a window from Parus major isolate Abel chromosome 5, Parus_major1.1, whole genome shotgun sequence. Protein-coding genes within it:
- the COMMD9 gene encoding COMM domain-containing protein 9, producing the protein MAALRDGDLAALQLLLKLVSALHNLTRHVVFRGLTRAEDILCLFPENFHQNLKNLLTKIILENISAWRNEAQASQISLPRLVDMDWRVDIKTSSDSIVRMAVPTCLLQLKIQEDAALCGNNPVVSALTMELSKETLDTMLEGLGRIRDQLSAVANK